TTTAATAGGTTCCTAATGGATCCTGTATGGTTTATTTTATTTGACAAAACTATCAATGGTCATCATTCTTTTGGCTACTGCCACTCTACCTGAGCGTGCAAATTCCAACAGACCATAATCTTTGAGAATTTCCAGCAATTCCTGCGTTTGTTCCTTGTGCCCGGTGAGCTCTAGGACTACAAAGTCCGGCTCCGCCGCAATGATTTTTGCATTGTGCTGCCGGATGATTTTCTCCAAGCCTCCATGTAGATTGGCTACAGGGATTTTGTACAATGCTATCTCCTGATAGACCACGCTTTCGTCTTCGTGATAAAAGGCCTTGATCACATCAATGATTTTTTCGATCTGATTGACCAGCTGGATGACTGTATCTTCATGGGCAGTTACCTCGATAGTGATCCTGTGGATTCCATCCAGTCTACTTTCAGAGGCAGTGAGCGCATCGATATTGATCCCCCTACGGGTAAAAATAATAGTGATGCGATTTAAGATACCGATGAAATTTTCGGTAATAACGAAAATAGTATATCGTTTCATCTGTTTAAAATTTGATTTTTAAAGGTCAGATGGAATCTCGCATGGTTGATAATCATCCCTATGTGTGTCGTTTTCGACATGCTCGATTTCATGTGGTTTAATTAGCTAAGTCTTACCTCTTCCACGGAGCATCCAGTGGCTATCATCGGGAATACATTGTCTTCTTTTTCGACCACTACTTCCAAGAAGT
This genomic window from Algoriphagus sp. TR-M9 contains:
- the ilvN gene encoding acetolactate synthase small subunit — its product is MKRYTIFVITENFIGILNRITIIFTRRGINIDALTASESRLDGIHRITIEVTAHEDTVIQLVNQIEKIIDVIKAFYHEDESVVYQEIALYKIPVANLHGGLEKIIRQHNAKIIAAEPDFVVLELTGHKEQTQELLEILKDYGLLEFARSGRVAVAKRMMTIDSFVK